A section of the Spirosoma pollinicola genome encodes:
- a CDS encoding DUF1349 domain-containing protein has protein sequence MIWYNKPAIWSEERDRVYVRVDGGTDFWRVTHYDFIRDTGHFFYREQPGDFVASVKVTGQYNALYDQAGLMLRLDEQNWIKSGIEYVDELQNVSAVVTREFSDWSVSPQSHNPESVYLRLTRQYDSVRIDYSFDDFAYQMLRLAYFPPDVSVQIGLMAAAPDGSGFDVVFEQFSVLDIS, from the coding sequence ATGATTTGGTATAATAAACCGGCTATCTGGTCGGAAGAGCGCGATAGGGTATATGTACGTGTAGACGGTGGCACCGATTTCTGGCGCGTGACGCATTACGATTTCATTCGTGATACCGGACATTTCTTTTACAGAGAGCAGCCCGGTGATTTTGTCGCCAGCGTTAAGGTAACCGGTCAATACAATGCCTTATACGATCAGGCCGGGTTAATGCTTCGGCTCGACGAACAAAACTGGATTAAGTCCGGAATTGAGTATGTAGACGAGCTACAGAATGTGAGTGCCGTCGTGACGCGGGAGTTTTCAGACTGGTCTGTTTCACCACAGAGCCATAATCCCGAGTCCGTTTACCTGCGCCTGACCCGACAATATGACTCTGTACGAATCGACTATTCGTTCGATGATTTTGCGTACCAGATGCTACGACTGGCCTATTTCCCACCCGATGTTTCTGTGCAGATTGGTCTGATGGCAGCCGCGCCTGACGGGAGTGGCTTTGATGTGGTATTTGAACAGTTTTCGGTGCTGGATATTTCGTAA
- a CDS encoding DUF4385 domain-containing protein, whose amino-acid sequence MPANNRAFNYDLDYRNLNLREQPELYRVGKGEMGVLLVRPYKDEILPHWRFKTPEIARESSEKIYQLFLDYKEKNDFIGMDMARKFLQMGYTRARRYANHSTGQKYDGPVPDDKKGQSGAHGRDQLPRQEDPVKAESARIFYGKYLEAREDEQYKKLRKEWQQKYG is encoded by the coding sequence ATGCCCGCAAACAATCGCGCTTTCAATTACGACCTCGATTATCGAAACCTGAATCTCCGCGAACAACCCGAACTTTACCGTGTGGGTAAGGGCGAAATGGGCGTTCTGCTGGTGAGACCTTATAAAGATGAAATTCTTCCCCACTGGAGGTTTAAAACGCCGGAGATTGCCCGTGAATCGTCCGAGAAGATTTACCAGTTATTCCTAGATTATAAAGAAAAAAACGACTTCATCGGCATGGACATGGCCAGGAAGTTTTTGCAGATGGGGTACACCAGAGCCAGGCGTTACGCGAACCACAGTACGGGCCAGAAGTACGACGGCCCGGTACCCGATGATAAAAAGGGGCAGTCGGGTGCTCATGGCCGCGATCAACTCCCCCGCCAGGAAGATCCCGTTAAGGCCGAGTCGGCACGGATTTTTTATGGCAAGTACCTGGAAGCGCGGGAAGATGAACAATACAAGAAACTCAGAAAGGAATGGCAGCAGAAATACGGGTAG
- a CDS encoding bifunctional 5,10-methylenetetrahydrofolate dehydrogenase/5,10-methenyltetrahydrofolate cyclohydrolase, whose protein sequence is MQLLDGKFLSAQIKQEIAIEVAQIREQGGKIPHLVAILVGNKGASETYVASKMKNCEEVGMKSTLIRFDPSVTEDELLDKVREVNENADMDGLIVQLPLPDHINPDRIMETIDPAKDVDGFHPINIGRMAKGLPAYISATPQGVLEMIKRYDIKTAGKHCVVVGRSQIVGLPMSILMQRNTYPGNCTVTITHSRTQNLAEICRSADILVAALGKPEFVTADMVKEGAVVIDVGLERVPDASKKSGFSLKGDVKFDEVAPKTSFITPVPGGVGLMTICSLMQNTLKAARGEIYKK, encoded by the coding sequence ATGCAACTCCTTGACGGTAAGTTTCTCTCGGCACAAATCAAACAGGAAATCGCGATTGAGGTCGCACAAATTCGCGAACAGGGCGGCAAGATTCCGCACCTCGTAGCTATTTTAGTTGGCAACAAAGGGGCTTCTGAGACCTATGTAGCCTCAAAAATGAAAAACTGCGAAGAGGTCGGTATGAAGTCTACACTCATCCGGTTCGACCCTTCGGTGACGGAAGACGAACTACTCGATAAAGTTCGGGAAGTGAACGAAAACGCCGACATGGACGGCCTGATCGTGCAACTCCCCCTCCCCGACCACATCAACCCCGACCGGATTATGGAGACCATCGATCCCGCCAAAGATGTGGATGGTTTTCACCCGATCAATATTGGCCGTATGGCAAAAGGGCTACCCGCCTATATCTCAGCTACGCCACAGGGCGTACTTGAAATGATCAAGAGGTATGATATTAAAACTGCTGGCAAGCATTGCGTGGTCGTTGGTCGGAGTCAGATTGTAGGCTTGCCCATGTCCATCCTGATGCAGCGAAACACCTATCCCGGTAACTGCACGGTCACGATCACCCATAGCCGTACGCAAAACCTCGCCGAGATTTGCCGCTCCGCCGATATTTTGGTGGCAGCCCTCGGCAAACCCGAGTTCGTAACCGCCGACATGGTAAAAGAAGGTGCCGTTGTGATCGACGTAGGTCTGGAGCGAGTACCGGATGCCAGCAAGAAAAGCGGTTTCTCGTTGAAAGGTGACGTAAAATTTGACGAAGTAGCCCCAAAAACAAGCTTTATCACCCCCGTACCGGGCGGAGTGGGTTTAATGACCATTTGCTCGTTGATGCAGAATACGCTGAAAGCTGCTCGTGGGGAGATATACAAGAAGTAA
- a CDS encoding glycosyltransferase family 117 protein produces the protein MQSFKRLNTLTGWLVFAVALITFAMTVERTASFWDCGEFIACSFKLQVPHPPGAPFFLLLGRIFSMFSFGNLSTVAYWVNMASVLASAFTIAFLFWTITMLAQKLLAKPESEYTTADTLLVIGTGAVGALAYTFSDTFWFSAVEAEVYGMSSFFTAIVVWAAFKWERIEDEAAANRWLIFIAYLTGLSIGVHLLNLVTLPALALIYYFKKYPKPTFWGGATAFGIGLVILGIINAGIIPGLPGMAFGVERFFVNTLGLPFTSGVIFFTVVFIGAIVYGIIWSARQKRVVLNTSLLALAFVLIGYASYMQVLVRADFNPPINENDPSDELNFLSYLRREQYGSRSLLYGPVFTARPIDQKQGAAMWKKEGNKYVVFDHQPEYVYAPGDEMLFPRVYSSQQNHPALYRQMLGLAEGQKPTMGDNLKYLFSYQLGHMWWRYLMWNFAGRESDEEGAGYLLPWSTDQNAPDMLVNNKARDNFYMLPFILGLFGITFQYFRRRRDFLIVGLLFLFTGIALQIFLNSPPSEPRERDYIYVGSFYFFAIWLGLGVMSIAEGLRNVLKSDVARNGLVAGVCLLVPLMMGAKSWDNHNRDKRYQSVDFAKNLLNSCAPNAILFTGGDNDTFPLWYVQEVEGFRTDVRVCNLSLLGTEWYIQQMKRKTYLSEALPISLEFDNFNKGKNDIVPFYEVPGVKNGIDLKQYISLIKTSNPAVQVPLTNGDMTSILPSSVLFLPIDKAAIDKANFVPPALRPLMKDTLQWTIGKKDLYKPDLIMLDMIATNNWKRPIYFSSTLASDNYLSLKNYMQLEGYAYRLMPVAVPGATDGYVNSDIMFTNMTKKTFWREFNNPDVYYDETYKGPPVISARIAFFRLADQFIREGKKDKAREVLNYSLKVIPDKAIPYDQISSNYVRFLFEVGDNKKALEIADVMSKRADQALTYDKSGNGNRFGNPDSDLYILQTIIEACKEAKQTAAASKYEAIFQKHINAFG, from the coding sequence ATGCAATCATTTAAACGCCTGAACACCCTTACGGGCTGGCTCGTTTTCGCTGTCGCGCTCATCACTTTCGCGATGACTGTAGAGCGCACAGCCAGTTTCTGGGACTGTGGCGAGTTCATTGCGTGTTCGTTTAAACTTCAGGTGCCGCACCCTCCCGGTGCTCCATTTTTCCTGTTGTTAGGCCGAATTTTCTCCATGTTTTCGTTCGGCAACCTGAGCACAGTGGCCTATTGGGTCAACATGGCATCGGTACTGGCCAGCGCATTCACCATTGCTTTCCTGTTCTGGACCATCACCATGCTGGCTCAGAAACTGTTAGCAAAACCAGAAAGTGAATACACCACCGCCGATACGTTATTGGTGATTGGTACAGGAGCTGTTGGCGCGTTGGCCTACACCTTCTCCGACACATTCTGGTTTTCGGCTGTTGAAGCAGAAGTTTATGGAATGTCGTCGTTTTTCACGGCAATTGTTGTTTGGGCTGCCTTTAAATGGGAACGCATCGAAGACGAAGCCGCGGCAAATCGCTGGCTCATTTTCATCGCCTATCTGACCGGTCTATCCATCGGGGTTCACTTATTGAACCTTGTCACGCTGCCCGCGCTGGCACTCATTTATTACTTCAAAAAATACCCAAAACCAACCTTTTGGGGTGGAGCTACAGCGTTTGGTATTGGTCTGGTCATTCTTGGTATCATTAATGCCGGTATCATTCCGGGTTTGCCGGGTATGGCCTTCGGTGTAGAGCGGTTCTTTGTGAACACGCTTGGTTTACCGTTCACATCGGGTGTTATTTTCTTTACGGTTGTCTTTATCGGTGCTATCGTTTACGGCATCATCTGGTCGGCCCGGCAAAAGCGGGTTGTTCTGAACACCTCGTTGCTGGCGCTGGCATTTGTGCTGATCGGATATGCCTCTTATATGCAGGTACTGGTTCGGGCCGATTTTAACCCGCCTATTAACGAAAATGATCCAAGCGACGAGCTGAACTTCCTGTCGTACCTGCGTCGGGAACAGTACGGTAGCCGTTCATTACTGTATGGACCAGTTTTCACAGCCCGCCCAATCGACCAGAAACAAGGAGCTGCTATGTGGAAAAAAGAGGGCAATAAATACGTTGTTTTCGACCACCAGCCCGAGTACGTGTACGCTCCCGGCGATGAGATGTTATTCCCCCGTGTGTACAGCAGCCAGCAAAATCACCCCGCTTTGTATCGTCAGATGCTTGGCTTAGCCGAAGGGCAAAAACCAACTATGGGTGATAACCTCAAATACCTGTTCAGCTACCAGTTGGGGCATATGTGGTGGCGTTACCTGATGTGGAACTTTGCCGGACGTGAAAGCGACGAAGAAGGCGCAGGCTATCTGCTGCCGTGGTCAACAGATCAGAACGCGCCGGATATGTTAGTCAATAACAAAGCCCGCGATAACTTCTACATGTTGCCGTTTATCCTTGGCTTATTTGGCATTACGTTCCAGTATTTCCGCCGTCGGCGCGATTTCCTGATTGTCGGGCTATTGTTTTTATTCACCGGCATTGCCCTGCAAATCTTCCTGAACTCGCCCCCGTCAGAGCCTCGCGAACGTGATTATATTTATGTAGGCTCGTTCTATTTCTTCGCCATCTGGCTTGGTCTGGGCGTTATGTCCATTGCCGAAGGGTTGCGGAATGTCCTGAAATCGGATGTAGCTCGCAATGGTCTGGTAGCCGGTGTTTGTTTATTGGTTCCATTAATGATGGGGGCTAAGAGCTGGGACAATCACAACCGCGACAAGCGGTATCAGTCCGTTGATTTTGCCAAAAACCTGCTCAATTCCTGCGCTCCTAATGCCATTCTGTTTACGGGTGGCGATAACGATACCTTCCCCCTCTGGTATGTACAGGAGGTTGAAGGTTTCCGTACCGATGTGCGGGTGTGTAACCTGAGTCTGTTAGGTACCGAGTGGTATATTCAGCAGATGAAGCGGAAAACGTACTTGTCTGAAGCACTGCCTATTTCGCTCGAATTTGACAACTTTAATAAAGGCAAAAATGACATTGTGCCCTTCTATGAAGTACCGGGTGTTAAAAACGGGATTGACCTCAAGCAATACATTAGCCTGATCAAGACAAGCAATCCAGCCGTACAGGTACCGCTCACCAATGGCGACATGACAAGCATTCTGCCATCGTCGGTGCTGTTCCTGCCCATTGACAAAGCTGCCATTGACAAAGCGAATTTTGTTCCGCCTGCGCTTCGTCCGCTCATGAAAGATACCCTGCAATGGACAATCGGCAAGAAAGATCTCTACAAGCCAGATTTGATCATGCTCGATATGATTGCCACTAACAACTGGAAACGGCCTATTTATTTTTCGAGCACGCTGGCGAGTGATAACTACCTGAGTCTGAAAAACTATATGCAGTTGGAAGGATATGCCTATCGACTGATGCCGGTAGCTGTGCCGGGTGCCACTGATGGATACGTTAACTCCGACATTATGTTTACCAACATGACGAAGAAAACCTTCTGGCGTGAGTTCAATAACCCGGATGTGTACTATGACGAGACCTACAAAGGACCGCCGGTAATTTCGGCCCGTATTGCCTTCTTCCGTCTGGCCGATCAGTTTATTCGCGAAGGCAAGAAAGACAAGGCACGTGAGGTACTCAATTATTCGCTGAAAGTTATTCCGGATAAAGCAATTCCATACGACCAAATTTCATCAAATTACGTACGTTTCCTGTTCGAGGTTGGCGATAACAAGAAAGCACTTGAAATAGCTGATGTCATGTCTAAGCGCGCCGATCAGGCCCTTACTTACGATAAGAGTGGTAATGGCAACCGTTTCGGCAATCCGGATTCAGACCTTTATATACTTCAAACAATAATCGAAGCCTGTAAAGAAGCGAAGCAAACAGCAGCCGCCAGTAAATACGAAGCCATTTTCCAAAAGCATATTAATGCCTTTGGTTG